One window of the Oncorhynchus gorbuscha isolate QuinsamMale2020 ecotype Even-year linkage group LG17, OgorEven_v1.0, whole genome shotgun sequence genome contains the following:
- the LOC124001872 gene encoding receptor expression-enhancing protein 1-like isoform X2, producing MVSWIISRLVVLVFGTLYPAYSSYKAVKSKDVKEYVKWMMYWIIFALFTTMETITDIFICWVPFYYELKIAFVVWLLSPYTKGSSVLYRKFVHPTLSSKEKDIDDYLCQAKDKSYDTLVTFGRKGLNVAATAAVLAATKSQGVLSDRLRSFSMHDLSAYQSDPTEVDSGSVPSQSAAGQQRARTMMRSKSESGYTKASS from the exons GCTTGTATTTGGCACACTATATCCTGCATACTCCTCATACAAAGCTGTCAAGTCAAAGGATGTGAAGGAATAT GTGAAATGGATGATGTACTGGATCATATTTGCACTATTCACCACCATGGAAACCATCACGGATATATTTATCTGTTG GGTTCCTTTCTATTATGAGCTGAAGATTGCCTTTGTGGTATGGTTACTGTCTCCTTACACAAAGGGGTCCAGTGTTCTATACAGGAAGTTTGTTCACCCGACACTATCTTCAAAAGAGAAG GATATTGATGACTATCTCTGCCAAGCAAAGGACAAAAGCTACGATACTCTGGTGACTTTTGGGAGGAAAGGTTTGAATGTAGCAGCCACAGCTGCAGTCCTGGCAGCGACAAAG AGCCAAGGAGTACTGTCAGATAGACTACGAAGTTTTAGCATGCATGACTTGTCCGCCTACCAGTCCGACCCAACTGAGGTGGACTCTGGATCTGTCCCAAGTCAGTCTGCAGCTGGACAACAGAGGGCCAGGACCATGATGCGCAGCAAGTCAGAGAGTGGCTACACCAAGG
- the LOC124001872 gene encoding receptor expression-enhancing protein 1-like isoform X1 produces the protein MVSWIISRLVVLVFGTLYPAYSSYKAVKSKDVKEYVKWMMYWIIFALFTTMETITDIFICWVPFYYELKIAFVVWLLSPYTKGSSVLYRKFVHPTLSSKEKDIDDYLCQAKDKSYDTLVTFGRKGLNVAATAAVLAATKSQGVLSDRLRSFSMHDLSAYQSDPTEVDSGSVPSQSAAGQQRARTMMRSKSESGYTKGKDLDMTEYEVFEIRPV, from the exons GCTTGTATTTGGCACACTATATCCTGCATACTCCTCATACAAAGCTGTCAAGTCAAAGGATGTGAAGGAATAT GTGAAATGGATGATGTACTGGATCATATTTGCACTATTCACCACCATGGAAACCATCACGGATATATTTATCTGTTG GGTTCCTTTCTATTATGAGCTGAAGATTGCCTTTGTGGTATGGTTACTGTCTCCTTACACAAAGGGGTCCAGTGTTCTATACAGGAAGTTTGTTCACCCGACACTATCTTCAAAAGAGAAG GATATTGATGACTATCTCTGCCAAGCAAAGGACAAAAGCTACGATACTCTGGTGACTTTTGGGAGGAAAGGTTTGAATGTAGCAGCCACAGCTGCAGTCCTGGCAGCGACAAAG AGCCAAGGAGTACTGTCAGATAGACTACGAAGTTTTAGCATGCATGACTTGTCCGCCTACCAGTCCGACCCAACTGAGGTGGACTCTGGATCTGTCCCAAGTCAGTCTGCAGCTGGACAACAGAGGGCCAGGACCATGATGCGCAGCAAGTCAGAGAGTGGCTACACCAAGG GGAAGGATTTGGACATGACTGAGTATGAGGTGTTTGAGATTCGACCAGTGTGA